One Anguilla rostrata isolate EN2019 chromosome 15, ASM1855537v3, whole genome shotgun sequence genomic window, AGAGCCGAGAGAGACCGTCCCCCTGCTCTCACGCCCAGTAAGAGCTGAGAGAGACCGCCCCCCTGCTCTCACGCCCGGTAAGAGCCGAGAGAGACCGTCCCCTGCTCTCACGCCCGGTAAGAGCCGAGAGAGACCGTCCCCCTGCTCTCACGCCCAGTAAGAGCCGAGAGAGACCGCCCCCCTGCTCTCACACCCAGTAAGAGCTGAGAGAGACCGTCCCCCTGCTCTCACGCCCAGTAAGAGCTGTGAGAGACCGTCCCCCTGCTCTCACGCCCAGTAAGAGCTGAGAGAGACTGTCCCCCTGCTCTCACGCCCAGTAAGAGCTGAGAGAGACTGTCCCCCTGCTCTCACGCCCAGTAAGAGCTGAGAGAGACCGCGCCCCTGCTCTCACACCCAGTAAGAGCTGAGAGAGACCGTCCCCCTGCTCTCACGCCCAGTAAGAGCTGAGAGAGACCGCCCCCCTGCTCTCACGCCCAGTAAGAGCTGAGAGAGACCGTCCCCCTGCTCTCACGCCCAGTAAGAGCTGAGAGAGACCGTCCCCCTGCTCTCACGCCCAGTAAGAGCTGAGAGAGACCGTCCCCCTGCTCTCACGCCCGGTAAGAGCTGAGAGAGACCGTCCACCTGCTCTCACGCCCGGTAAGAGCTGAGAAAGACCGTCCCCCTGCTCTCACGCCCAGTAAGAGCTGAGAGACCGTCCCACTGCTCTCGCGCCCAGTAAGAGCTGAGAGAGACCGCGCCCTCTCCGATGAGTGGGCTGTCGCTGCCGGTCTCACTGTGCAGCTGCTTGTGTCTTGCAGATATTCACGTGGATGGAGCAGGTGGTGAAGGCGAATCCAGGGCTGGTGTCCTCTCAGGTGTACGGCCAGACGTACGAGGGCAATAATATCACCCTTTTGAAGGTAAGTTCAGcccccgggggggagggggaagggggaagggggctcTGTATCCCTGCATTCGACACATGGGTGGGGGACATACAGGCATGATGGGATTTAAACCCGTCAGCCAATAAGAGGCTCCCTTTTTGCTGGAAGCACGAATCTTTCAGCACACACAACAGTGCGCACGGTTTAGACCCTGCTGTGGCGGCGTCTGGCCTTCACGCGGCTGCACAGCGCCAGGTTTCCCCTGGGGACACGTTTACCTGTGACGCGCAGCTGTGCAAGCTGGGCGACGGAGTCAAAACGAGTGTTTGGCATGGCAGCTGTGTTCCTGTTGCCTCCCAGATCGGCCTGGAGTCCAGCAGTCGGAAGAAGGCGATCTGGATGGACTGCGGGATCCACGCCAGGGAGTGGATCGCTCCGGCTTTCTGCCAGTGGTTTGTCAAAGAggtgaggggcgtggccagTGAGGGGCGGGCGGTTTTGCTTGGCGCCGTGCCGGGCAGGGCTAATAGGGAGGGCTGTGTATTGGTTGATGCATTTAGGCTATCGGGTGTGGGGATTGGTTGGCGCAGTGGGAGGTGGGGCTATTGGAGTGCGGCAGGGttgcggggaggggcggggtcttCGCGTCTCCCCGTGTCCCTGTCGCCACCTCACACTCTTTCACGCTCtttcaaaaacagattttacGGACGTACAAAACGGACGAGCGCCTGAACCTGGTGCTCAGGAACGTGGACATCTACGTCACTCCGGTGCTGAACGTCGACGGCTACCGGTACTCCTGGGTGAACGAGAGCGTGAGTCCCTTTCTCCTCTGGGCTTTCGAGTCCCATTTTCTCCGTCCGAAGATTTTGGCGGGAAAAGCTGGGCCGTGCGACGGTTACCGACTTCTCGGCTCTCACCGTTTCAGACCCGCCTCTGGAGGAAGACCCGGTCGGCGTCCCGGGAAGCCGGCTGCACCTGCTACGGCACGGACCTCAACCGCAACTTCTACGCCAACTGGGGCAGTGAGTTCCCTCTGCGTTCCCCCGACCGTGCGATGAACCGTCCTCCCAAATGCCGCTAAACATACGTGAAAATGTGCTATTCGGAAATGCGCTCGTTGAAACGATAACGTGCTCACTATTTTTCGCTTATTCTATTCGCTTTAATTCAGTGGTGCagttaataattacattacattacaggcgtttagcagacgctcttatccagagcgacttacacaacttttacacagcatttttacattgtatccatttatacagctggatatatactgaagcaattacggttaagtaccttgctcaagggtgcaacggcagtgtccttacccgggaatcgaaccagcgacctttcggttacaagcccagttccttacccactgtgctacacaccGTCCTAATAATAGTAATAGAGTTTAAAATGTACAGCTGCAGTACATCAAACTAGGTGAGCATTAGGGGCCATTGAGCTGTTACCCTGCATTGCACAGCCACATACTGTACGTCATTACTGTGTTCTCCGTATCCATAACTATATGCCATAAagaatagtatttttttaaccttcatGCTACACAGGTTTTATCTGTGGGCAGCATTTCTTAATAGGTACCTGTAAAAGTGTGATCTGTTTTTTCCCTGTTATTTGATTAGggaaagagaataaaaaaattgccACATTGAATCAATAGCAGTCAGATGGATTGCACCATCCCATTTTTGCTTGTActaattttcagttttcattggATTAAAGATGTGCAGTATGTGATGCTTTGAAGTTATGTGTTATTGCAGGAACTCGGTCATCCActatcaaacaaaaatgtttttcttaataAAGACGGACgtgaaactctctctctctctctgtccccctccctttccctccctctccctctctctctccccctcccctccctcctctctcccccccctccctctccctccctctctctctcccccctccctctctcccccctccctatctctctccctctctctccctccctctccccctctctctctctctcccctcccccctctctctctctcccccctccctctcctctctctctccccctccctcctctctctccccccctctccctctctctcctcccccctcccctctctctccctcccctccctctctctcccccctctccctccctctctccccccctctctccctctccctctcctcagtgGTGGGAATCTCCAGGAACTGTTGTTCTGAGATCTACTGCGGGCCCGCGCCGCTGTCGGAGAGGGAAGCTGTTGCAGTGACCGAGTTCGTGCAGCAGAGGGCCGAGGACATCCTCTGCTTCCTCACCATACACTCCTACGGGCAGCTGATCCTCGTACCCTACGGGCACCCGCAGATCTCGGCCCCCAACTACGACGAGCTGGTGAGCCTGGGGTTGAGAGTCTgaggcgtgcgtgcgtgtgtgtgtgtgtgtgtgtgtgcgtgtgtgtgtatttacctTCTCGCGGTGCGCATCTCCCTGTTTCCTGCAGATGCGGGTTGGTCTGGCGGCTGCTGAGGCGATGAAGGGCGTGCATGGGATGGTCTACACCGTGGGCACCTCCCCCGACGTCCTGTGTAAGAACACTCTATCATAGGGCTTACGGTGGGCAGTTCAGACCGGGTAGACAAGggctttgtgacatcactctgtGCACAATGCTCTGCATTACTGTGCTCCTCAGTGGGCTGTGCTCTGAGCATTACTGTGCTCCTCAGTGGGCTGTTCTCTGTGCATTACTGTGCTCCTCACTGGGCTGTTCTCTGTGCATTACTGTGCTCCTCAGTGGGCTGTTCTCTGTGCATTACTGTGCTTCTCAGTGGGCTGTTCTCTGTGCATTACTGTGCTCCTCAGTGGGCTGTTCTCTGTGCATTACTGTGCTCCTCAGTGGGCTGTTCTCTGTGCATTACTGTGCTCCTCAGTGGGCTGTTCTCTGTGCATTACTGTGCTCCTCAGTGGGCTGTTCTCTGTGCATTACTGTGCTCCTCAGtgggctgttctctgtgcttctcAGTGGGCTGTTCTCTGTGCATTACTCTGCTCCTCAGTGGGCTGTTCTCTGTGCATTACTGTGCTCCTCAGtgggctgtgctctgtgctcctcAGTGGGCTGTTCTCTGTGCATTACTCTGCTCCTCAGTGGGCTGTTCTCTGTGCATTACTGTGCTCCTCAGtgggctgttctctgtgctcctcAGTGGGCTGTTCTCTGTGCATTACTCTGCTCCTCAGTGGGCTGTTCTCTGTGCATACCTGTGCTTCTCAGTGGGCTGTTCTCTCTGCATTACTGTGCTCTTCAGtgggctgttctctgtgctcctcAGTGGGCTGTTCTCTGTGCATTACTGTGCTCCTCAGTGGGCTGTTCTCTGTGCATTACTGTGCTTCTCAGTGGGCTGATCTATGTGCATTACTGTGCTCCTCAGTGTTTCTCTCTGGTTTCAGACCCGAATTCGGGTTCTTCGCGTGACTGGGCGCGGCTGACGGGGATCCCGTTCTCCTTCACCTTCGAGCTGCGGGACAAGGGCCAGCACGGGTTCCGTCTGCCGGAGGAGCAGATCGGGCCGACGTGCGAGGAGGCGTACGTCGGAGCGCGCTCCATCATCGGCTATGTCCACGACAAGGCCTTCAAcctcaccaccaccacggcGACCGTGCCCGTCACCACgcccagcgccgccgccgcggcgacCGGGGCCCTGTGGTCCGCGCTGCTGGCCTGCTCTCTCGCCACCGCCGCCCTGCTGTAAACTAGCAGCATTACGCGCGATGGCGGCCGTGCTGTGAATCGCAGGAAATCGCTCTTATTGCCTATAACTATATTATCGCTACGTAATCGAAGGATTacagtgtgtatattttttacatgattatttatctTTCATGGCCTTTTGGGGGGAAACTGCCCACATTGGGCACAAGTTTAAGATAAGTTTTGATATTTAAAGATCTGatgaaatggttttttttttaatttaaaagttaTGCAGTTGTGgactgtgtgcgtgcgggtgtgtgcacgcacgcgcatgtgatgtgtgtgtgcgcgtgtgatgTTTGCATTTGTATACATGTGCACAATCAACCACCATGAACAGTTCACTGCAAGTGGCACACAATCTAGAATAGaggttctcaaacttggtcctggggcccattgtgtgtgttgagttttttttgttgccaatgTCTTGGTCAGTTAGTTAAtctatttttcagtatttttttcttgaaacttCAATGGAAGCCATGCCGACTCggttattgtttttctttgaactCTTCCTTCTCTGCCAGTGGTTTGGTTTCAGTGACCAGGAGGCCACAGCAATTAGGTCTCCACTGATTTGACTTCTATAGGCTAtaattttaatcaattaaaacaCGCTGCCTCTTTCTAATTGTGTGTCATATATCACCTTAGAGAGAATGAGTTGATCTGACTGATCTGAACTTGAAGCCTTTGGTAGTAAGTATACGTACACAGGACAGAGTCTGAGAACCCCTTCTCTGGAAATGAAGATGTCCTGCATTTCCTCTGTTTTACTGCAGGGTGCAGTGTTGCTCTTAGAAGGCTTTATTTTGGCACATGATCTCTGCGAAGAGCTGGTTGTTTACTGATTTCTTTGTTGGAAAAGCAGACTGGTTCATTAATGctcgtttgttttcttttattttgcttattcTGGAGTTTAACAGTCTCTAATTACATTGTTCATCAACACAATCCACAAAATGGCCCTTTCTCCCTTATGCAATTTCTCCAAGCTTATCTCCAATAATGTGCAGATATTTAGCTTATGGAGAAAAGGTCTGGTTCTGCTTGGGTTGTGTCAGTTCTGTTCTGGTTCTGATGGGGGTCAGGGGAGTTTACACTCTCAGATGTAAAGGTGcagtggaggtacattttttttgtgcaacaattcttttgttctttgggaacaaatttcccaaatgtacccaGAAAGCACAATCATGCTCTGTTTGGGTGCTAATAAATACCATTTCTCAAGCGAAAAATGTGAAGGATACGACTTTATGTACCTATAGGGTAGCACTGCAGTAGCGAGAATTTGTACCATTTTGAGCACTTTTTCTTACCTCGTTTTATGAGAGTGTAGGTTCTTCTCTGGACCTGGGAATGCTGTTGTGGTTCTGTCAGATTCTAAGTGCCAGGAGCCGGCTTGGCTTCAGCCCAGTACCGATTCTCCCCACATTAAACAGCACTGCATCTACTCGAGCCGCATCTGCACCCCTTTAAATTGAATGCTTCATTTAATTATCCATGGCTGATACAGGATTGATGATTGCTGATGGTGGAACATGCCCTTATTGACTGTGGCCACTCAGAGCCTTTTGCTTTACTTCCGTGGCTCTACGATGCCAGTGATCCATGTTCTACAAACAGCATGTTTCTTTTGTGCAGTCCATGTGACACcagctgtgacatcatttcctgAACATGTGACTGGGGAAAAATAAGGGTGTAAAAGATGATATGTTTTATCTGTGAGATAAATCCTGTGATTTATGTAGATTGCATGGTGTTGCGTTATCTCTCACGGTTCAGCTCGTTATCTCTGTGTGCAGTTGATTGCTGAAATGAGTCTCTGCCACGTAGCTGATTGAATCTTTTCCACATCGGTGGAGCATTTTGAGTTTTGAAGTAGGAAAAATAGCACCGTGCGATCTCATCACCCTGCCGTTTGGATCAGATGATCTTTGTTGTAGACTGACGGCAGAGAAGCTTACACAACGAGGCCATTACTGGACACCAGTACAAAGTACTGGGCGTGAGATGTCAGGAAGGTACTGGCTGTACCAGTTTCACCATTAGGAAGGATTTGTGATTTGACAGTTAAAAGAAGCGAGGCGAAAGGAAAGCCTCTTCAGCAAATGCTCTCATGTTGTAATGTTCTGCATgaataataatagcagtagcagtatgGTGGGGTTGAATAAAATAGTTCCCAGAGTGGCTTCTAGGAAATACAGTGGATGAGATTCTAATCTTCATGGTTTCATAATCCATAGTTACTGCAGTAATCCTCAGCATTTCCAGACCAAAGTGATAAATGAATCCCTCTGCTACCGGTAACATGATTTCGGCATAGTGCAACTATACTGTAGCGATAATTGTATACACTAATCCACTATGAACACTGCTATCTCCACAGAATCTGCGTGGATTTGGGTAGGCTACATAAATTAAGTATTACCATTCCAACATCCCAGATATTTTTGTTGGCACGCCATGAAAGGTTGTCTTTTCTGAGGAAAAACAGGCTTGGACCATTTCATAGTTGAAGCCATTGCTGATTCTGCACCTCCCTTGGATGATCTGGATTTCATAGTAATCTCTGGCATGAAATTAAATAGTTACTAATAAAAACCTTAGCAAAGATGAGTCTCACCTCTTTGCCAATGTCAATATGAAAACTCCTTAAATCCTCTCCATGGAAGAAGTCAAGTGTGATGTGGATAAGAAGAAGTtggcaaagcacacacacacacacagaactgcataAAGAAGGCATTTAACAAATATATGCCCAATATAAAGAATGCATAACATCCCACACATGACAATCGCTTCCATTATTACACTGGCATATGTTTAACAGGATGATAATTAGGTGGGGAAAGATATAATTTCTGTCAGGACTGGGCTCCCAAGTGTATTGTTTTTACTCTGTCTGCACGCCTGTCCTtccatcaccatggaaaccacagTGCGCGCAGATTAAAGTACAGAAGAGCACAGTCACATGCTACAGGTGGAAGGTGTGCTTTCTCACTACTGCTAACAGCATGAACTCTGAAGCGCACACGACAGCATAGGAGCCAAGGATAACGTCAACAGACTAGCCGCAGGAAACAAGCCTGTCCCTATGTTACATTAGGGAACTACGAACTGCTACCTCAATACTAATGCCATTACTGCTACCACAACGTGAACGATTTTACTTGTAATATTAGCCTGCTACCACTACTcctaatgctactgctactgctaatgctaccaCTAGCCTAATTTTATTACTACCATAACTGAAACTATTAATACAATTAGCCTACTACTACCACTAACAAGACTGCtaccctttcaaaaaaaaaattgctacaGCTACTGCAAAGTTGTACTGTAGTTGAACTGATGAACTTGTCATTTGCCATCGTAACTTGTCATAGAACGTCAGAATAACGATTCTTAATTCTGGACGATTTGGCAAGAGGAAACTTTGTAAATAAGTCTGtagaaaatgcaaaatagaaataaCCTGCAATTCGTTTAAAAATAACCAATTTTCGTGTCAAAtgataaagtaatattttacgCTTTAATCACGTGAACCAAATGTTCCTTACAAAAGAAATTAGGAAACACCTGTGCTTCATATTACGCCCCGAGGTGCTTTCGCTGTAAAATCCCAGTAGTTACATACAGGCTCGTGATTGCTGTCTGCAGTTGGGGCGTCAGCGAAGCGTGAGACGATGGCGAGTCCTGCTGTGTAATACTGGGGGTAAGTACCAGTTTTCTTTTGGTTTGCATTGTCTCCCACAGGCACATACGCAACAGGGTTTACAGCTCGTTAGGTGTAGGTAATAATGAACCCCACACAGAAGAGAGTGCGGTTGGGTGTACGCCGTAAGACAATGAATCAGTATAATTAATtggcttcttttttcttcttttgcaattaatttatttttctttttttcccagtcgAAATGTCCATACGAAGACCCATTCCGCTAGTACCGCGCACCAAAATAACGACATAATCATACACAAGCATCTGATGAAAGTATCGCGTTTAAAATGTTATGATCTGTAGAAAAATTCTATCGATTTTAAATTTATCTTTACGTGGAGGAACACTACAACGCTTTCCAATTGCGTCAATATCAATTTAGGTGAGCAATACTGTGAGTGAGTTGGAACCGCTAGAGGGCACTGTGTTCCTGCTTACCTAAAGCTGGTGAAACTTAACGTTCTGAATATTAACACTCATATCCTGTTAGCAGTGGACTATAAACTAAGCGCACATAACACAAAGCCAGCGGAAGTGCTCCAAGCTTTTGGAAAGGCAGCTGTACACACGACTGTAATTCCAGTGTGTGGTTGCAACAGTCCATCATCCATCTGCTAAAGCATCCTCCCAGCAGAAAGAACCTTATCCATGCATATAGCAGAATGTTATTTGCATGCTAACAGTTTTCTAGCATACATTAGTTTAGGCCCAGAGTAGGGTACTGGTCTATTAACAAAAACTTTCCTCACTGAGGGTTCAGTcggttttatttttgctcagcACTGATCTCACTGAAATCGTATATAAAAGTGAATGTGGATGGACAGAATAGTCTAAATCAGAAATTCAGTGTAGCTTAGTGGCTTCCTCGCTAATTTGGAATGTGCCCATTGTAAGGCCCCCTGTACCCATCAGATGAATGGGTCTGTTGGAGTTTAATCCTCAGTGCAGAATGGATGTCAGTTGTCAgttccacacagtaaaatgtttattcagtTCTTAACAGATAACAATTGGTCCCACTCTGAAATGTGGAACCAAATGTTATATGTTgacagttgaattaacactgcacattttaccGTGTATGCATTTAAGGTAATCAGGATATCAATTGCATGTTAAACGCATGTGAAGTCTGATTTGAGTttttactcaaacacacaaatgttaaCCCCTCTCTGTTCCAGCAAACACTTTTACAGGAAAGATTAAATCTGCCTAAATTGTACACAATGGCTGCTGATAATTCCATATTTAGTGgcactctgtgtgtgcgtgcgcgtgcaggATATTGATTATGTGTATATCGGATAGTGGTTGTGATGTGGTTGTAAATGGGTTGAGCGCATGTAGAATTGGATGGTGGTTGCATGTAAGGAACAGATTGGCCCCTTTTTGTTCTTCCAGCTCTGTTCTTCATTTACATGTTAGAGTGAATAACTTGGCATATCTAGACTGCTGAAAGTGGAGGCAGTTGTTAAACCTGTCTGCACCAATCTGATTAGTGCTGCTTTGTGCATAGTCCTCCACACACTCTTATTCCATTCTGTCTTCTCCAGAAACAGGAGAGTTTAATCCAGTGCCATCGCCCATGAAATATCCACGAAACACCTGAAATACCTGTGAAAATGCTGTGTTCATGCCGCATTGTCAGAAGTCCCCGACTTGGGAATTCAGGAGCTGTTGTTCTTGCTAGCATCAAGGTTTTCATCGCTGGTTTTATTTCTACTCTTGTATGAAGTTGTAACTCCATTTCACATTAAGTAACTCTGTCACGTGAAACGGTCCCTTGGTATTCTTTTATTACATTCTTAAATTAAGTCTTTATGCTGCTCCTGCTTGACTTCCTGATCATGGtaaactcacagacagacagtttgtTCGGTTTACGGAGTTCTGCTACAGACAGTATGCCATTTAATTATCCTGTTTctatgtatgtactgtgtgtgtgtgtgcgtgtgtgtgtgtgtgtgtgtgtgtgtgtgtgtgcgcgcgtgtgtgtgtgtgtgtgtatgcgtgtgtgtgtgtgtgtgtgtgtgtgtgtgtgcgcgcgcgcgggtgtgtgtgcatgtgtgtgtgtgcgtgtgtgtgtgtgcgtgtgcgcgtgtgcgtgtgtgcgcgtgtgtgtgtgtgtgtgtgtgtgttcatgtgcgtgtgtgcgtgtgtgtatgcatgtgtgtgtgtatgcgtgtatgtgtgtgcgtgtgtgtgtgtgtgttcatgtgcgtgtgtgcgtgtgtgtatgcatgtctgtgtgtatgcatgtgtgtgtgtatgcgtgtatgtgtgtatgtgtgtgcgtgtgtgtgtgtgttcatgtgcgtgtgtgcgtgtgtgtgtgtgcgtgtgtgtgcatgtgtgcgtgtgtgtgcatgtgcgtgtgtgtgtgtgtgtgtgtatgcatgtgtgtgtgtatgtgtgtgtgtgtgtgtgtatgcgtgtatgtgtgtgtgtgtgtgtgtgtgtgtgtgtgtgtgtgcatgtgtgtgtgtgtgtgtgtgtgtgcatgtgtgtgtgtgtgcatgtgtgtgcattgtgtgtgtgtgcatgtgcgtgtgtgtgtgtgtcatgtgcgtgtgtgtgtgtgtgtgcatgtgtgtgtgtgtgtgtgtgtgtgtgagtgtgtgtgtgcacgcatgtgtgtatgtatgcgtgtatgtgtgtgtgtgtgcgtgtgtgtgcgtgcatgcatgtgcgtgtgcgtgtgtgtgtgtgtgtgtgtgtgcatgtgcagtgtgtgtgtgtgtgtatgcatgtatgtgtgtgtgtgtgcatgtgtgtgtgtgtgtgtgtgtgtgtgtgtatgtgtgtgtgtgtgcatgtgtgtgcatgtgtgtgtgtgtgcgtgtgtgtgtgtgtgcatgtgcgtgtgtgtgtgtgtatgcgtgtgtgtgtgtgtgtgtgtgtgtgtgcatgtgtgtgtgtgtgtgtgtgtgtgtgtgtgtgtgcagttgtgtgtgtgcatgtgtgtgtgtg contains:
- the cpo gene encoding carboxypeptidase O isoform X3 → MDEIFTWMEQVVKANPGLVSSQVYGQTYEGNNITLLKIGLESSSRKKAIWMDCGIHAREWIAPAFCQWFVKEILRTYKTDERLNLVLRNVDIYVTPVLNVDGYRYSWVNESTRLWRKTRSASREAGCTCYGTDLNRNFYANWGMVGISRNCCSEIYCGPAPLSEREAVAVTEFVQQRAEDILCFLTIHSYGQLILVPYGHPQISAPNYDELMRVGLAAAEAMKGVHGMVYTVGTSPDVLYPNSGSSRDWARLTGIPFSFTFELRDKGQHGFRLPEEQIGPTCEEAYVGARSIIGYVHDKAFNLTTTTATVPVTTPSAAAAATGALWSALLACSLATAALL
- the cpo gene encoding carboxypeptidase O isoform X2, which encodes MKAHKSIFTWMEQVVKANPGLVSSQVYGQTYEGNNITLLKIGLESSSRKKAIWMDCGIHAREWIAPAFCQWFVKEILRTYKTDERLNLVLRNVDIYVTPVLNVDGYRYSWVNESTRLWRKTRSASREAGCTCYGTDLNRNFYANWGMVGISRNCCSEIYCGPAPLSEREAVAVTEFVQQRAEDILCFLTIHSYGQLILVPYGHPQISAPNYDELMRVGLAAAEAMKGVHGMVYTVGTSPDVLYPNSGSSRDWARLTGIPFSFTFELRDKGQHGFRLPEEQIGPTCEEAYVGARSIIGYVHDKAFNLTTTTATVPVTTPSAAAAATGALWSALLACSLATAALL
- the cpo gene encoding carboxypeptidase O isoform X1, translating into MLGSAGLLVLALFLQGGCGASYRAVENGQQVLQLDKYNYTTYHPMDEIFTWMEQVVKANPGLVSSQVYGQTYEGNNITLLKIGLESSSRKKAIWMDCGIHAREWIAPAFCQWFVKEILRTYKTDERLNLVLRNVDIYVTPVLNVDGYRYSWVNESTRLWRKTRSASREAGCTCYGTDLNRNFYANWGMVGISRNCCSEIYCGPAPLSEREAVAVTEFVQQRAEDILCFLTIHSYGQLILVPYGHPQISAPNYDELMRVGLAAAEAMKGVHGMVYTVGTSPDVLYPNSGSSRDWARLTGIPFSFTFELRDKGQHGFRLPEEQIGPTCEEAYVGARSIIGYVHDKAFNLTTTTATVPVTTPSAAAAATGALWSALLACSLATAALL